From a region of the Sulfuriferula plumbiphila genome:
- a CDS encoding S1 family peptidase, with protein MKRIILHGLHVILVSIVAVATSPLLSAQADTLPQTIQKVKRAVVAVGTYEPARSPRGEFRATGYAVGDGLHVVTNYHVVKQLLDLNHKEVLGIFIGEGEATQFRQAQVEVSDPAHDVVLLKFSGTPLPVLKIGDSDAVQEGWEMYFTGFPIGSVLGLYPASIRAGISAITPIVRPAPNARYLDAKTLRREADPFSIFQLDGISYPGNSGSPLYDPQTGLVYGTVNSTFIKSTKENVLKDPSAISYAIPSRYVRALMQQAGLQAAN; from the coding sequence ATGAAACGGATCATCCTGCACGGACTGCACGTGATACTGGTCAGCATCGTAGCCGTGGCGACGTCGCCCCTGCTCAGCGCACAGGCAGACACGCTGCCGCAAACCATCCAGAAGGTGAAGCGCGCCGTGGTTGCAGTGGGCACCTATGAACCCGCCCGTTCCCCGCGCGGAGAGTTTCGCGCCACCGGCTATGCGGTAGGCGACGGCTTGCATGTGGTCACCAATTATCACGTGGTCAAGCAGCTGCTTGACCTCAACCATAAAGAAGTGCTCGGCATATTTATCGGTGAGGGCGAGGCCACCCAGTTTCGCCAGGCGCAGGTGGAAGTGAGCGATCCGGCACACGATGTGGTGTTGCTGAAATTTTCCGGCACGCCGCTGCCGGTGCTGAAAATAGGCGACTCGGATGCCGTGCAGGAAGGCTGGGAGATGTATTTCACCGGCTTCCCGATTGGCAGTGTGCTGGGGCTGTATCCTGCCTCCATCCGTGCCGGCATATCCGCGATTACCCCTATCGTGCGTCCCGCACCGAATGCGCGTTATCTGGACGCCAAAACCCTGCGCCGGGAAGCGGATCCGTTCAGCATATTTCAGCTGGATGGCATCTCCTACCCCGGCAACAGCGGGAGCCCGCTATACGATCCGCAGACCGGGCTGGTGTATGGCACCGTCAATAGCACCTTCATCAAAAGCACCAAGGAAAACGTGCTGAAAGATCCCAGCGCCATTTCCTACGCCATTCCCAGCCGCTATGTGCGGGCACTGATGCAGCAGGCGGGGCTGCAGGCAGCTAATTGA